The proteins below are encoded in one region of Phaseolus vulgaris cultivar G19833 chromosome 1, P. vulgaris v2.0, whole genome shotgun sequence:
- the LOC137816669 gene encoding serine/threonine-protein kinase RIPK-like isoform X1 translates to MGTKRNTWKSVILILSCYKVKCSLEESEKQVLKQGSFQRLCLSDVSNSSSTQAIEDLSISFGGSKLYAFTLEELREATSSFSWSNMLGEGGFGPVYKGFVDDKLRPGLKAQTVAVKRLDLDGLQGHREWLAEIIFLGQLRHPHLVKLIGYCYEDENRLLMYEYMPRGSLENQLFRRYSAAMPWSTRMKIALGAAKGLAFLHEADKPVIYRDLKASNILLDSDFTAKLSDFGLAKDGPEGEDTYVTTRIMGTQGYAAPEYIMTGHLTTKSDVYSYGVVLLELLTGRRVVDKSRSNGGKSLVEWARPLLRDPKIVYSIIDCRLEGQFPMKGAMKVAMLAFKCLSPHPNARPTMSDVVKVLEPLQDFDDVFIGPFVYVAVSENGNKHKI, encoded by the exons ATGGGTACTAAAAGGAACACATGGAAGTCTGTGATCTTGATCTTAAGTTGTTACAAGGTTAAGTGCTCCTTGGAGGAATCAGAGAAACAGGTTTTGAAACAAGGGTCTTTCCAGAGGCTGTGTCTATCTGATGTGAGCAATTCAAGCTCCACTCAGGCCATTGAGGATCTTTCAATTTCCTTTGGTGGCTCCAAACTTTATGCATTCACACTTGAGGAGCTAAGGGAAGCAACGAGCAGTTTCTCATGGAGTAATATGCTAGGAGAAGGAGGGTTTGGACCTGTGTACAAGGGTTTTGTGGATGACAAACTTAGGCCAGGTTTGAAAGCTCAGACTGTTGCTGTGAAAAGGTTGGACTTGGATGGCTTGCAAGGTCACAGGGAGTGGCTG GCAGAGATTATATTTCTTGGACAACTAAGGCATCCACATCTTGTAAAGTTAATAGGGTACTGTTATGAAGATGAAAACAGGCTTTTGATGTATGAATACATGCCAAGAGGCAGCTTGGAGAATCAACTCTTCAGAA GATACTCTGCTGCTATGCCATGGTCAACCAGGATGAAAATTGCATTAGGAGCTGCCAAAGGTCTGGCCTTCCTTCATGAAGCAGATAAGCCTGTAATATACCGCGATTTAAAAGCTTCAAACATTTTACTGGACTCA GATTTCACAGCTAAACTCTCAGACTTTGGTCTAGCCAAGGATGGCCCTGAAGGGGAAGATACATATGTAACAACACGCATAATGGGAACACAAGGATATGCTGCTCCTGAGTACATAATGACAG GTCATCTTACAACCAAGAGTGATGTGTATAGCTATGGAGTGGTGCTGTTGGAATTGCTTACGGGAAGACGAGTGGTGGATAAGTCTCGGTCGAATGGTGGCAAGAGCTTAGTGGAATGGGCAAGGCCTTTACTGAGAGATCCGAAAATAGTTTATAGCATCATAGATTGTAGACTAGAAGGGCAATTTCCCATGAAAGGAGCCATGAAAGTTGCTATGTTGGCTTTTAAATGCTTGAGTCCTCACCCAAATGCAAGGCCAACTATGAGTGATGTGGTGAAGGTGTTGGAGCCACTTCAGGACTTCGATGATGTTTTCATTGGACCATTTGTGTATGTTGCCGTAAGTGAAAATGGTAACAAACATAAAATATAG
- the LOC137816669 gene encoding serine/threonine-protein kinase RIPK-like isoform X2: MGTKRNTWKSVILILSCYKVKCSLEESEKQVLKQGSFQRLCLSDVSNSSSTQAIEDLSISFGGSKLYAFTLEELREATSSFSWSNMLGEGGFGPVYKGFVDDKLRPGLKAQTVAVKRLDLDGLQGHREWLAEIIFLGQLRHPHLVKLIGYCYEDENRLLMYEYMPRGSLENQLFRRYSAAMPWSTRMKIALGAAKGLAFLHEADKPDFTAKLSDFGLAKDGPEGEDTYVTTRIMGTQGYAAPEYIMTGHLTTKSDVYSYGVVLLELLTGRRVVDKSRSNGGKSLVEWARPLLRDPKIVYSIIDCRLEGQFPMKGAMKVAMLAFKCLSPHPNARPTMSDVVKVLEPLQDFDDVFIGPFVYVAVSENGNKHKI, from the exons ATGGGTACTAAAAGGAACACATGGAAGTCTGTGATCTTGATCTTAAGTTGTTACAAGGTTAAGTGCTCCTTGGAGGAATCAGAGAAACAGGTTTTGAAACAAGGGTCTTTCCAGAGGCTGTGTCTATCTGATGTGAGCAATTCAAGCTCCACTCAGGCCATTGAGGATCTTTCAATTTCCTTTGGTGGCTCCAAACTTTATGCATTCACACTTGAGGAGCTAAGGGAAGCAACGAGCAGTTTCTCATGGAGTAATATGCTAGGAGAAGGAGGGTTTGGACCTGTGTACAAGGGTTTTGTGGATGACAAACTTAGGCCAGGTTTGAAAGCTCAGACTGTTGCTGTGAAAAGGTTGGACTTGGATGGCTTGCAAGGTCACAGGGAGTGGCTG GCAGAGATTATATTTCTTGGACAACTAAGGCATCCACATCTTGTAAAGTTAATAGGGTACTGTTATGAAGATGAAAACAGGCTTTTGATGTATGAATACATGCCAAGAGGCAGCTTGGAGAATCAACTCTTCAGAA GATACTCTGCTGCTATGCCATGGTCAACCAGGATGAAAATTGCATTAGGAGCTGCCAAAGGTCTGGCCTTCCTTCATGAAGCAGATAAGCCT GATTTCACAGCTAAACTCTCAGACTTTGGTCTAGCCAAGGATGGCCCTGAAGGGGAAGATACATATGTAACAACACGCATAATGGGAACACAAGGATATGCTGCTCCTGAGTACATAATGACAG GTCATCTTACAACCAAGAGTGATGTGTATAGCTATGGAGTGGTGCTGTTGGAATTGCTTACGGGAAGACGAGTGGTGGATAAGTCTCGGTCGAATGGTGGCAAGAGCTTAGTGGAATGGGCAAGGCCTTTACTGAGAGATCCGAAAATAGTTTATAGCATCATAGATTGTAGACTAGAAGGGCAATTTCCCATGAAAGGAGCCATGAAAGTTGCTATGTTGGCTTTTAAATGCTTGAGTCCTCACCCAAATGCAAGGCCAACTATGAGTGATGTGGTGAAGGTGTTGGAGCCACTTCAGGACTTCGATGATGTTTTCATTGGACCATTTGTGTATGTTGCCGTAAGTGAAAATGGTAACAAACATAAAATATAG
- the LOC137816670 gene encoding G-protein coupled receptor 1 produces the protein MAASVALGATLTAHDRQILTAVNSGASSLSLAGSSFIVLCYLLFKELRKFSFKLVFYLALADMLCSFFSIIGDPFKGFFCYAQGYSTHFFCVASFLWTTTIAFTLHRTVVKHKTDVEDLEAMFHLYVWGTSLVMTVMRSFGNDHKHLGAWCWTQTGRAGKAIHFVTFYMPLWGAILYNGFTYFQVIRMLNNATRMAVGMSSQTFVSDTRDNMRALNRWGYYPLILIGSWAFGTINRIHDFFEPNHRIFWLTFLDVGTAALMGLFNSIAYGLNSSVRRAICERLDKFWPERLSRWLPSNLKYKNLQQESELVLFKTEDQ, from the exons ATGGCGGCCTCCGTCGCACTCGGCGCTACTCTCACTGCGCACGATCGCCAGATTCTGACGGCAGTGAACTCCGGAGCGTCGAGCCTGTCGTTGGCCGGTTCCAGCTTCATTGTACTCTGCTACCTTCTATTCAAGGAGCTTCGCAAGTTCTCCTTCAAGCTCGTTTTCTACCTCGCTCTCGCT GATATGCTTTGCAGTTTCTTCAGCATAATAGG GGACCCGTTCAAAGGTTTCTTTTGTTATGCACAGGGCTATAGCACCCATTTCTTTTGTGTGGCATCTTTTCTATGGACTACAACAATTGCTTTTACCCTGCACCGTACTGTTGTAAAACACAAAACTGATGTTGAAGATTTAGAGGCCATGTTTCACTTGTATGTCTGGG GTACTTCCTTGGTTATGACTGTTATGCGCTCCTTTGGTAATGACCATAAACATTTAGGTGCATGGTGTTGGACTCAAACAGGTCGCGCAGGGAAGGCAA TTCATTTTGTAACATTTTACATGCCACTCTGGGGTGCAATTCTGTATAATGGGTTTACATACTTTCAAGTAATACGCATGCTGAATAATGCAACCCGT ATGGCGGTTGGTATGTCAAGCCAAACTTTTGTGTCAGATACAAGAGATAACATGAGg GCTCTGAATCGCTGGGGATACTATCCACTAATTCTGATTGGATCATGGGCTTTTGGAACTATTAACCGTATTCATGATTTTTTTGAACCCAACCATAGAATCTTTTGGCTCACATTTCTTGATGTTGGAACAGCTGCTCTTATG GGCCTCTTTAACTCAATTGCTTATGGTCTCAATTCTTCTGTACGCCGGGCAATTTGTGAAAGACTTGACAA GTTCTGGCCTGAGAGATTATCCAGATGGCTCCCTAGCAATTTGAAGTACAAGAATCTACAGCAAGAAAGTGAACTAGTTTTGTTCAAAACCGAAGATCAATAA